The Streptomyces sp. NBC_01317 genomic interval GCCGCCATCCGGATCCTGGGCGCCGACACCTTCGCCCCCGTGCTGCTGACGGGCGAGGCGCTCCCTCCCCAGGACGCGGAGGCGATCGCCCTCTCGCTGACTGCCCTCCCGCCCTCGCGGGACGTGGCGCCCGCGCCGCCCGCCGGCCCCGAGGGGCCCTGGCTGATGGCGTGGCGGGACTGGGGCACGGCGACGCTGCTGGCCGTGCTCACGGACGGCGGTACGGACGTCCCGCCGACGGCCCCGGCGCCACTGCCGCCCCCGGGTCCCCCGCGGGGGGCGCCCGCCGGGAGCGACACGGGCGCGGTGGGCTGGCCCGGCTGGTCGGTCCGGATGGGCCAGTTGTCCACGCTGGCGCTGCCCGGACTGGACGGACCGATCCACGACGCGGCCCGCGCCGCCCCCCTCGCGCTGGCGCGCGGCGCCACCCGGGCGGTGCTGCGGCGCGACTACCCCACCGCCGCGCGGATCACGCGCTGGCTGGCGTGGCTGCACGCGGACGGGGTGCCGCCGGCGCTCGATCCCGCGCCGCTGGTCGAGCACATCGAGGTGATGGCGGGCGGGGACCGGCTCGCGCTCGACACGGCGATCGCCCGCCGCCTGATGACGAGCTGACGGCCCCTCACGAGCGACACCCGACCACGACCGGATCGGACCGAGACCCCGATGGACACCGTCACCCCCCTGGCCCACCAGGTCACCTCCAAGGCCCTGAGCTGGCTCCACACCCACCGCGAGCACGGCGCGCTGCCGGCGGACAGCACGGCCCAGCTGGCCGAGCCCGACAGCGTCTACAAGCCGCTCGGCGAGACCGCGCTCGCCGCCTCGCTCGTCGTCCGCGAGGCGGTGGCGGGCACCCAGGAGCTGCGGATCGCCCGCGAACTGCTCGACTTCTGCTGGGAGCAGCTCGGCGAGGGCGCCATGCTCCACGAGCGGCTGCTGCGGTACCCGATGATGAGCGACCCGCTGGAGACGTACACCCACTTCGCCCGGAGCGGTTACCGCCACCGGGCGCTGGAACGGCTCGTCGCGCACACCACCTCGCTGCGGTCGGCGCGGGCGGCGGAGGTCCTGCCGAACCGGCGCCTCGCCGTCGCCAACGCCGCGCGGGTCGCCGGGCTCGACCGGGGGCCGATTCCCTTCGACTGGGACGCGCTGACCCGGGAGACCTGGCTCGGCTCGTTCCCGGAGCCGTGGCTCGTCGACTGGACGAACGCGTACAACATGACGCACACCGTCTTCCACAGCACCGACTGGGGGCGCCTGCCCGCCGGTCTCGGCGCCGATCTCACCGCGTACGTCGGCGACTGGCTGCCGGTGTGGACGGACATCTGGGCCGAGATCGGTGAGTGGGACCTGATGGCAGAGCTGATGATCGTCGGCAGCTGCCTCCCGGAGCCGCGCTGCGACGCCGGGGACTGGGAACGGCTGGCGTCCCTCCAGCACGAGGACGGGCTGTTCCCCCGCGACGCGCAGCCCGTGGGCGACGATCCCGGTGAGCGCTTCTCCGACCAGCACCATCCGACGGTGGTCGCGGCGGTCGCGGGCACCCTCGCGCTCTCCCGTACCCTCGGCTCCCGGCCGTGACGCAGGGGCGGGCCGGGATCCGCGCCACGCCGGGCACGGACCGTCCGTACGCCTCCGATACCGGCACGGGAA includes:
- a CDS encoding DUF6895 family protein; the protein is MDTVTPLAHQVTSKALSWLHTHREHGALPADSTAQLAEPDSVYKPLGETALAASLVVREAVAGTQELRIARELLDFCWEQLGEGAMLHERLLRYPMMSDPLETYTHFARSGYRHRALERLVAHTTSLRSARAAEVLPNRRLAVANAARVAGLDRGPIPFDWDALTRETWLGSFPEPWLVDWTNAYNMTHTVFHSTDWGRLPAGLGADLTAYVGDWLPVWTDIWAEIGEWDLMAELMIVGSCLPEPRCDAGDWERLASLQHEDGLFPRDAQPVGDDPGERFSDQHHPTVVAAVAGTLALSRTLGSRP